In a genomic window of Streptomyces roseoviridis:
- a CDS encoding sugar ABC transporter permease has translation MKARTRAAATLLTPFFLLFTAVMVVPIGYAVWLSLFTEKQSGLGFGGAETVFNGLDNYTAALGDRAFLEGFGVLLGYCLLYIPLLLAGALALALLLDSALARARRFFQLALFLPHAVPGIIAALIWVYLYTPQLSPVVRAMEAGGVGFDFFSPEGSLPSVVNIALWEWLGYNMVIFYAALQAIDRSVLEAATVDGAGSWRTAFAIKLPLIRASLGMVALFTVIGSLQLFTEPLILNKGTGSAVTSTWTPNMYAYTAAFDRNDYGLAAAASVLLALAAALLSFAVTRLTDRKGKRA, from the coding sequence ATGAAGGCCCGCACCCGCGCCGCGGCGACCCTGCTGACCCCGTTCTTCCTGCTCTTCACCGCGGTGATGGTGGTGCCGATCGGCTACGCGGTCTGGCTCAGCCTCTTCACCGAGAAGCAGTCGGGGCTCGGCTTCGGCGGCGCCGAGACCGTCTTCAACGGACTCGACAACTACACCGCGGCGCTGGGTGACCGGGCCTTCCTCGAAGGCTTCGGCGTGCTGCTCGGCTACTGCCTGCTCTACATCCCGCTGCTGCTCGCCGGGGCCCTCGCGCTCGCCCTGCTGCTCGACTCGGCCCTCGCCCGCGCCCGCCGCTTCTTCCAGCTCGCGCTGTTCCTGCCGCACGCCGTCCCCGGCATCATCGCCGCCCTGATCTGGGTCTACCTCTACACCCCGCAGCTCAGCCCGGTCGTGCGGGCCATGGAGGCCGGCGGCGTCGGCTTCGACTTCTTCTCCCCCGAGGGCTCCCTCCCCTCCGTCGTCAACATCGCGCTGTGGGAATGGCTCGGCTACAACATGGTGATCTTCTACGCGGCCCTCCAGGCCATCGACCGCTCGGTCCTCGAAGCCGCCACCGTCGACGGCGCCGGCTCCTGGCGGACCGCGTTCGCCATCAAGCTCCCGCTGATCAGGGCCTCGCTCGGGATGGTCGCCCTCTTCACCGTCATCGGCTCGCTCCAGCTGTTCACCGAACCGCTGATCCTCAACAAGGGCACCGGATCGGCCGTCACCTCCACCTGGACGCCCAACATGTACGCGTACACCGCCGCGTTCGACCGCAACGACTACGGCCTGGCCGCGGCCGCCTCCGTCCTGCTGGCCCTTGCGGCCGCGCTGCTGTCCTTCGCCGTCACCCGTCTCACCGACCGGAAGGGGAAGCGCGCATGA
- a CDS encoding DUF2264 domain-containing protein, with protein sequence MPAPPEDREPEHREREDRAPEDRGPGEREREDREPEDDHELSPYTGWTRSHWERTADRLLLAVRPHASPGKGLIHLPGPRPSRSGVRSDGLEGYARTFLLAALRAAHGDDPHGHLDRYAEGLAAGTRRPGGSGPEDWPLLTRTRQAVVESASVALALRLTRHRLWDRLDDPVRQRAVDWLLPALEPSPVDNNWWLFGLTVAGFLQDAGIEPDRAAATVERSLERVEQWWLGDGWYSDGDNRAFDHYNAWALHFYPVLHAHLAGDRALLDRYGPRLRAQLDDHVHLFDGNGAPVPYGRSLTYRFAAAAAPWLGALTGQTPLTPGATRRLASGTLRYFLDRGATDDRGLLTLGWHGPYEPVLQSYSGPGSPYWASKGFLGLLLPAGHPVWTTTEEPLPAERADTVRAFGRTGLLVQTTAADGLVRLHNHGSNHVGSTEGGEDDPGYARYAYSTRTGPTTAPDPADNHFALLGPDGTATTRGPATPLGTGSGRGTDTGLAASAQRPLPGVRVLSATLVHGRAEVRAHLVLGAPEGTPVRQTGWATHADGPVAQLHPVHGYRPGTTELPTGATLQGPGPTRTLALHGTTSGPEALFVALASLTAEPGPAPVTDLARVRVTGPRTLTVTWQDGGTDDLVLSEGPGADRPPRRVAAATGAATSKAAGFPTTTVPTPITNRPLPSSGQS encoded by the coding sequence ATGCCCGCGCCGCCCGAGGACCGTGAGCCCGAGCACCGTGAGCGGGAGGACCGCGCGCCGGAGGACCGTGGACCCGGCGAACGTGAGCGGGAGGACCGCGAGCCCGAGGACGACCACGAGCTCAGCCCGTACACCGGATGGACCCGGTCCCACTGGGAGCGCACGGCCGACCGCCTCCTCCTCGCCGTCCGCCCCCACGCCTCACCCGGCAAGGGCCTGATCCACCTCCCCGGGCCCCGCCCCAGCAGGTCCGGCGTCCGCTCCGACGGCCTGGAGGGCTACGCCCGGACCTTCCTGCTCGCCGCCCTCCGGGCCGCCCACGGCGACGACCCGCACGGCCACCTCGACCGCTATGCCGAAGGGCTCGCCGCCGGGACCCGGCGGCCCGGCGGCAGCGGACCCGAGGACTGGCCGCTCCTGACCCGCACCCGCCAGGCGGTCGTCGAGTCCGCCTCCGTCGCCCTCGCCCTGCGCCTCACCCGCCACCGCCTCTGGGACCGGCTCGACGACCCCGTCCGGCAGCGCGCCGTCGACTGGCTGCTCCCCGCCCTCGAACCGTCCCCCGTCGACAACAACTGGTGGCTCTTCGGCCTCACCGTCGCCGGCTTCCTCCAGGACGCCGGCATCGAGCCCGACCGCGCCGCCGCCACCGTCGAACGCTCCCTGGAACGCGTCGAGCAGTGGTGGCTCGGCGACGGCTGGTACAGCGACGGCGACAACCGCGCCTTCGACCACTACAACGCCTGGGCCCTGCACTTCTACCCGGTCCTGCACGCCCACCTCGCCGGCGACCGCGCGCTCCTCGACCGGTACGGACCCCGCCTGCGCGCCCAGCTCGACGACCACGTCCACCTCTTCGACGGCAACGGCGCCCCCGTCCCGTACGGGCGCTCCCTGACCTATCGCTTCGCCGCCGCCGCGGCCCCCTGGCTCGGCGCCCTCACCGGCCAGACCCCGCTCACCCCCGGCGCCACCCGCCGCCTCGCCTCCGGCACCCTGCGCTACTTCCTCGACCGGGGCGCCACCGACGACCGAGGGCTGCTCACGCTCGGCTGGCACGGCCCCTACGAGCCGGTCCTGCAGAGCTACTCCGGGCCGGGCTCCCCCTACTGGGCGTCCAAGGGCTTCCTCGGTCTGCTGCTGCCCGCCGGCCACCCCGTGTGGACCACCACCGAGGAACCACTGCCCGCCGAACGCGCCGACACCGTACGGGCCTTCGGACGCACCGGGCTGCTCGTCCAGACCACCGCCGCCGACGGACTCGTCCGCCTCCACAACCACGGCAGCAACCACGTCGGCAGCACCGAAGGCGGCGAGGACGACCCCGGCTACGCCCGCTACGCCTACTCCACCCGTACGGGTCCGACCACCGCCCCCGACCCGGCCGACAACCACTTCGCGCTCCTCGGCCCCGACGGCACGGCCACCACACGGGGCCCCGCCACCCCGCTCGGCACCGGCAGCGGGAGGGGCACGGACACCGGCCTTGCCGCCTCCGCCCAGCGCCCGCTGCCCGGCGTCCGCGTCCTGTCCGCCACCCTGGTCCACGGCCGCGCCGAGGTCCGCGCCCACCTCGTCCTGGGCGCCCCGGAAGGGACGCCCGTACGGCAGACCGGCTGGGCCACCCACGCCGACGGACCCGTCGCGCAGCTCCACCCCGTGCACGGCTACCGGCCGGGCACCACCGAACTGCCCACCGGCGCCACCCTCCAGGGCCCCGGCCCGACCCGTACCCTCGCGCTGCACGGCACGACGAGCGGACCCGAGGCCCTCTTCGTGGCCCTCGCCTCACTCACCGCCGAACCCGGCCCGGCCCCCGTGACCGACCTTGCGCGCGTCCGGGTCACGGGCCCCCGCACGCTCACCGTGACCTGGCAGGACGGCGGCACGGACGATCTCGTGCTCTCCGAGGGCCCCGGCGCGGACCGACCGCCGCGCCGGGTCGCGGCGGCGACCGGTGCGGCGACGTCGAAGGCCGCCGGCTTCCCCACCACGACCGTCCCCACGCCGATCACGAACAGGCCGCTGCCCTCGTCCGGCCAGTCGTAG
- a CDS encoding sugar ABC transporter substrate-binding protein, protein MSRRWSSRSRTTRAVAVTAAALAVLTACGGGGDETVGKGTPDKPVTITFWGWAKGSKDVVDAFNAAQRNIRVKFEEIPSGTAGGYAKISNAVKAGNAPDLVSIEYASLPEFVSSGALQDIGAEFTEQDRARLLPQAVELTTLGGKNWAVPFDAAPQAFYYRKDLFAKYQVTVPTTWDEFKAAAEKVKKADPKARIATFFPDDPTTFEAMAWQAGAQWFKAEDDTWKIDTTDPATTRVTAYWQGLLDAGLVHKNASFSPEWTGSLKNGTTLGYLGASWGAGVLKGTLPEQSGKWAVAPVPHWGTPASGMLGGTSFAVTKDSEKKAAAVEFAEWMSTTEAGVKARIASGTSSAFPAATALRPVAKQVFDASYFGGQDIYALFEQAGASIDAHWAWGPTTGTTNTTIKDHFGKITKGGPGIADAVEAGHRATVAELTRRGLKVEG, encoded by the coding sequence GTGAGCCGTCGTTGGAGCAGCAGGAGCAGAACCACCCGTGCCGTGGCCGTCACCGCCGCCGCGCTCGCCGTCCTCACGGCCTGCGGCGGAGGCGGTGACGAGACCGTCGGCAAGGGCACCCCGGACAAGCCCGTGACCATCACCTTCTGGGGCTGGGCCAAGGGCTCCAAGGACGTCGTCGACGCCTTCAACGCCGCCCAGCGGAACATCCGGGTGAAGTTCGAGGAGATCCCCTCAGGCACCGCCGGCGGCTACGCCAAGATCTCCAACGCCGTGAAGGCCGGCAACGCCCCCGACCTGGTCTCCATCGAATACGCCTCGCTCCCGGAGTTCGTGTCCTCCGGCGCCCTCCAGGACATCGGCGCCGAGTTCACCGAACAGGACCGCGCCCGGCTGCTGCCGCAGGCGGTGGAGCTCACCACCCTCGGCGGCAAGAACTGGGCCGTGCCCTTCGACGCCGCCCCGCAGGCGTTCTACTACCGCAAGGACCTCTTCGCGAAGTACCAGGTCACCGTCCCCACGACCTGGGACGAGTTCAAGGCGGCCGCCGAGAAGGTGAAGAAGGCCGACCCCAAGGCCCGGATCGCCACCTTCTTCCCCGACGACCCGACCACCTTCGAAGCCATGGCCTGGCAGGCCGGTGCCCAGTGGTTCAAGGCCGAGGACGACACCTGGAAGATCGACACCACCGACCCGGCCACCACCAGGGTCACCGCCTACTGGCAGGGCCTCCTCGACGCCGGCCTCGTCCACAAGAACGCCTCCTTCAGCCCCGAGTGGACCGGCTCCCTCAAGAACGGCACCACCCTCGGCTACCTCGGCGCATCCTGGGGCGCGGGCGTCCTCAAGGGCACCCTGCCCGAGCAGAGTGGCAAGTGGGCCGTCGCCCCCGTGCCGCACTGGGGCACCCCCGCCAGCGGCATGCTCGGCGGCACCTCCTTCGCCGTCACCAAGGACAGCGAGAAGAAGGCCGCCGCCGTCGAGTTCGCCGAGTGGATGTCCACCACCGAGGCCGGTGTGAAGGCCCGCATCGCCTCCGGCACCTCCAGCGCCTTCCCCGCCGCCACCGCCCTGCGGCCGGTCGCCAAGCAGGTCTTCGACGCGAGCTACTTCGGCGGCCAGGACATCTACGCCCTCTTCGAACAGGCCGGCGCCTCCATCGACGCCCACTGGGCCTGGGGGCCGACCACCGGCACCACCAACACCACCATCAAGGACCACTTCGGCAAGATCACCAAGGGCGGCCCCGGCATCGCCGACGCCGTCGAGGCGGGCCACCGGGCCACCGTCGCCGAGCTCACCCGGCGCGGTCTGAAGGTCGAGGGCTGA
- a CDS encoding carbohydrate ABC transporter permease, which yields MSTPRPVNVWLSKAAVNGALVLAVVYMLFPLVWLLTAATKDAGGLLAGNAFSFEGFDLGGNLRRLAGHNDGIYFHWYLNSLLYAGLGALACSLISVAAGYAFDKYDFRGKEKLFGVVLLGVLVPTTALALPMYLLASEVGIVNTYGAVLLPVLVNPFGVYLARVFSAGYVPDEALEAARIDGAGELRTFWSIGLRMVMPGFVTVFLFQFTAIWNNFFLPLVMLSDQKLFPLSLGLYAWNSNAHAEPDHYPLVVTGSLLAVVPLVVAFVSLQRHWKAGLTAGSVK from the coding sequence ATGAGCACCCCGCGCCCCGTGAACGTCTGGCTGTCGAAGGCCGCCGTCAACGGCGCCCTCGTCCTCGCCGTCGTCTACATGCTCTTCCCCCTCGTGTGGCTGCTCACCGCCGCCACCAAGGACGCCGGGGGGCTCCTCGCCGGAAACGCCTTCTCCTTCGAGGGCTTCGACCTCGGCGGCAACCTCCGCCGCCTCGCCGGCCACAACGACGGCATCTACTTCCACTGGTACCTCAACAGCCTGCTCTACGCGGGTCTGGGCGCCCTCGCCTGCTCGCTGATCAGCGTCGCCGCGGGCTATGCCTTCGACAAGTACGACTTCCGGGGCAAGGAGAAGCTGTTCGGCGTCGTCCTGCTCGGCGTCCTCGTCCCCACCACCGCGCTCGCCCTGCCCATGTACCTGCTGGCCAGCGAGGTCGGCATCGTCAACACCTACGGGGCCGTGCTCCTGCCCGTCCTCGTCAACCCCTTCGGCGTCTACCTCGCCCGGGTCTTCAGCGCCGGCTACGTACCCGACGAGGCCCTGGAGGCCGCCCGCATCGACGGGGCCGGCGAACTGCGCACCTTCTGGTCCATCGGCCTGCGCATGGTCATGCCCGGCTTCGTGACCGTCTTCCTCTTCCAGTTCACCGCGATCTGGAACAACTTCTTCCTTCCCCTGGTGATGCTCTCGGACCAGAAGCTCTTCCCGCTGAGCCTCGGCCTCTACGCCTGGAACAGCAACGCCCACGCCGAACCCGACCACTACCCTCTCGTCGTCACCGGTTCCCTGCTCGCGGTCGTCCCCCTCGTCGTCGCCTTCGTCTCCCTCCAGCGCCACTGGAAGGCGGGTCTGACCGCCGGCAGCGTCAAGTGA
- a CDS encoding hydroxyacid dehydrogenase, which yields MRPTTDNGPVPGSRPRLLLAMGPGVADRLLTDTHRTRLAALTRTDPHLVAHDLAAPAPGAAAALAEAELLLTCWGATPLTAEVLRRAPRLKAVVHAAGSVKHHITDACWERGIAVTSAAAANALPVAEYTLAAILFAGKRVLHSARRYAELRTGHDWLTASADWGNHRRTVGIVGASRIGRRVLELLRPFDFEVLLHDPYVTKDEARALGAEGVGLDELCARSTVVSVHAPQLPATHRMISAERIAAMPDGATLINTARGSLVDEEALLPHLVAGRLHAVLDVTDPELPPPDSPLYTLPNVLLTPHVAGSLGNELHRMADQALEEIARYGRGEPFAEPVRASDLRRSA from the coding sequence ATGCGCCCGACCACCGACAACGGCCCCGTCCCCGGCTCCCGCCCCCGGCTCCTGCTCGCCATGGGCCCCGGCGTCGCCGACCGCCTCCTCACCGACACCCACCGCACCCGCCTCGCCGCGCTCACCCGCACCGACCCGCACCTGGTCGCCCACGACCTCGCCGCCCCCGCCCCCGGGGCCGCCGCCGCGCTCGCCGAGGCCGAACTCCTCCTCACCTGCTGGGGCGCCACCCCGCTCACCGCCGAGGTGCTCAGGCGCGCCCCGCGCCTGAAGGCCGTCGTCCACGCCGCCGGCTCGGTCAAGCACCACATCACCGACGCCTGCTGGGAGCGCGGCATCGCCGTCACCTCGGCCGCCGCCGCCAACGCCCTGCCCGTCGCCGAGTACACCCTCGCCGCGATCCTCTTCGCCGGGAAACGGGTCCTCCACTCCGCCCGCCGGTACGCCGAGCTGCGCACCGGCCACGACTGGCTCACCGCCTCCGCCGACTGGGGCAACCACCGCAGGACCGTCGGCATCGTCGGCGCCTCCCGGATCGGCCGCCGGGTACTGGAACTGCTCCGCCCCTTCGACTTCGAGGTGCTGCTCCACGACCCGTACGTGACGAAGGACGAGGCGCGTGCGCTCGGCGCGGAGGGCGTCGGCCTCGACGAGCTCTGCGCCCGCTCCACCGTCGTCTCCGTCCACGCGCCCCAGCTCCCGGCCACGCACCGGATGATCAGCGCGGAGCGGATCGCGGCGATGCCGGACGGCGCGACCCTGATCAACACCGCCCGCGGCTCCCTCGTCGACGAGGAGGCCCTCCTCCCCCACCTGGTGGCGGGCCGCCTGCACGCGGTCCTGGACGTGACGGACCCGGAGCTCCCGCCGCCCGACTCCCCCCTCTACACCCTGCCGAACGTCCTGCTCACCCCGCACGTGGCCGGCTCGCTCGGCAACGAGCTGCACCGGATGGCCGACCAGGCGCTGGAGGAGATCGCACGCTACGGGCGGGGGGAGCCGTTCGCCGAGCCGGTGCGGGCCTCGGACCTGCGGCGCTCCGCGTGA
- a CDS encoding substrate-binding domain-containing protein codes for MRESAAERHDRLLALVRERGTARVSDLAGLLGVSPVTARRDVETLAGKGLLDRVHGQVSWPRGQGVPGAQGTPGGLVLGLLAPSATYYFAEVIRGAHEAAARAGARLVLRISDYRPEEDRARAEGLIAAGAEGVLVAPGWRGPEDRLAYGDWPAKLPVPAVLLERRADPGTPLDGLDRVSSDHAHGVLLALRHLIGLGHATPLLVARGDSPTALAVRAGYAEALGALGLTEPRAVIDSVPAESDPEGFERAVRALYEAVVSGRASAALVHNDVDAIQIVQRLAELGVRVPEDLALIAYDDEVAALADIPLTAVAPPKRQVGRHATELLVERLTRPAAAAEEDWARRHLSLLPRLRVRASCGASGGLNDA; via the coding sequence GTGCGCGAGAGTGCTGCCGAACGACACGACCGACTGCTGGCCCTGGTGCGCGAGCGCGGCACGGCCCGGGTCTCCGACCTGGCCGGCCTGCTCGGGGTCTCCCCCGTGACCGCGCGCCGGGACGTCGAGACGCTGGCCGGCAAGGGGCTGCTCGACCGCGTGCACGGCCAGGTCTCCTGGCCCCGCGGCCAGGGCGTCCCGGGTGCGCAGGGCACCCCCGGCGGCCTGGTCCTCGGACTGCTGGCGCCCTCCGCCACGTACTACTTCGCCGAGGTCATCCGGGGGGCGCACGAGGCGGCGGCCCGGGCGGGGGCCCGGCTCGTGCTGCGGATCTCCGACTACCGGCCCGAGGAGGACCGGGCCCGCGCCGAGGGCCTGATCGCGGCGGGCGCCGAGGGCGTGCTCGTCGCGCCGGGCTGGCGGGGCCCGGAGGACCGGCTCGCGTACGGGGACTGGCCGGCGAAGCTGCCGGTGCCGGCCGTGCTCCTGGAGCGCCGGGCCGATCCGGGCACTCCCCTCGACGGCCTCGACCGGGTCTCCTCGGACCACGCGCACGGAGTCCTGCTCGCCCTGCGCCATCTGATCGGCCTCGGTCACGCGACTCCGCTCCTGGTGGCGCGCGGGGACAGCCCGACGGCGCTCGCGGTGCGGGCCGGGTACGCCGAGGCGCTGGGCGCGCTGGGCCTGACCGAGCCGCGTGCGGTCATCGACTCCGTACCGGCGGAGAGCGATCCGGAGGGCTTCGAGCGCGCGGTGCGGGCCCTGTACGAGGCGGTGGTCTCGGGGCGGGCGAGCGCGGCCCTGGTGCACAACGACGTGGACGCGATCCAGATCGTGCAGCGGCTGGCCGAGCTCGGCGTGCGGGTGCCGGAGGACCTGGCCCTGATCGCGTACGACGACGAGGTCGCCGCCCTCGCCGACATCCCGCTCACCGCGGTCGCCCCGCCGAAGCGGCAGGTGGGCCGGCACGCCACGGAACTGCTGGTGGAGCGGCTGACCCGGCCCGCGGCGGCGGCCGAGGAGGACTGGGCCCGGCGCCATCTGAGCCTGCTGCCGCGGCTGCGGGTGCGGGCCTCGTGCGGGGCGTCCGGGGGCCTGAACGACGCCTGA